In Zingiber officinale cultivar Zhangliang chromosome 3B, Zo_v1.1, whole genome shotgun sequence, a single window of DNA contains:
- the LOC121967950 gene encoding uncharacterized protein LOC121967950, with translation MDNWVRICNFWQTDECKERSLRNKINQAYNSGDSRAIYAGGSINTEEHSRRLSRDLGKEPDFIDTFVRTFQKKDKTWSGDRARIIKERYDELSLSQRSSGDGDNIEGSEPSVTNNLDLWLEASGGVKGGRIIGMGSMSRIHNVPRRSLSSSTPPAVTAQIHSLTEEVDNLKGIISQRDQQILEIQK, from the exons ATGGACAATTGGGTTAGGATCTGCAATTTTTGGCAAACTGATGAGTGCAAAGAAAGGAGTTTgcggaataaaataaatcaagcttATAATTCTGGAGACTCACGTGCAATATATGCAGGAGGATCTATAAATACCGAGGAGCATTCACGTAGATTG TCTAGGGATTTGGGAAAAGAGCCCGATTTTATAGACACTTTCGTCCGCACTTTTCAAAAAAAAGACAAGACTTGGAGTGGAGATAGAGCTAGAATAATTAAG gaGAGATATGATGAGCTATCATTATCTCAAAGAAGTTCAGGTGATGGTGATAATATTGAGGGATCTGAGCCGTCTGTTActaataatttagatttatggttagaggccagtggGGGAGTCAAAGGGGGAAGGATAATAGGTATGGGTTCTATGAGTAGAATTCATAATGTTCCTCGAAGATCTTTATCTTCTTCTACCCCACCCGCAGTAACGGCACAGATTCATAGCTTAACTGAAGAGGTTGACAATTTGAAAGGCATAATATCTCAAAGGGATCagcaaattttagaaattcaaaaataa